Proteins found in one Balaenoptera musculus isolate JJ_BM4_2016_0621 chromosome 4, mBalMus1.pri.v3, whole genome shotgun sequence genomic segment:
- the LOC118894040 gene encoding olfactory receptor 5H8-like produces MEMKNATELPEFALTGLTYQPEWQILLFLLFLMLYLITIVGNPGLIALICNDPHLHIPMYLFLGSLAFVDTWLSPTVAPKMLVNFFAKSKMISLFDCKIQFFSLAICVTMECFLLTTMVYDRYVAICKPLHYPVIMTTRLCIWLLVLSFLGGFFHAIFHNAFLFRLTFCNSIIVHHFYCDIIPLFKISCTDPSINFLMIFIFSGSIQLFTIFIVLVSYTLVLFTILKKKSVEGIRKAFSTCGAHLLCVSLYYGPLLFMYVCPGSTQADDQDMMDLLFYTVIIPLLNPIIYSLRNKKVIDSLTKMLKRNVNRCSFFIKTTHNCTG; encoded by the coding sequence atggaaatgaaaaacgCAACAGAGCTGCCAGAATTTGCTCTCACAGGACTTACATATCAACCAGAGTGGCAAATCCTCTTGTTCCTGCTGTTCTTAATGCTATACCTCATCACCATTGTGGGAAACCCTGGTCTGATTGCTCTCATCTGTAATGACCCTCACCTTCACATTCCCATGTACTTATTCCTTGGTAGCCTGGCTTTTGTAGATACTTGGTTATCACCCACAGTGGCCCCCAAGATGCTGGTCAACTTCTTTGCCAAGAGCAAAATGATCTCTCTCTTTGATTGCAAGatacaatttttttcccttgcaatCTGTGTAACCATGGAATGTTTTTTGCTGACAACAATGGTGTATGATCGCTATGTGGCCATATGCAAACCATTACATTATCCAGTGATTATGACGACTAGGCTATGCATCTGGCTattagttttgtcatttttagGTGGCTTTTTCCATGCCATATTTCATAATGCTTTTTTATTCAGATTAACTTTTTGCAATTCCATCATAGTACATCACTTTTACTGTGACATTATACCATTGTTTAAGATTTCCTGTACTGATCCTTCCATTAATTTtctgatgatttttattttctctgggtCAATACAGTTGTTCACTATTTTCATTGTTCTTGTGTCTTACACACTTGTTCTCTttacaatcttaaaaaagaagtctGTAGAAGGCATAAGGAAGGCCTTCTCCACCTGTGGAGCCCACCTCCTATGTGTCTCTTTATACTATGGGCCTCTTCTCTTCATGTATGTGTGCCCTGGATCCACACAAGCAGATGATCAAGATATGATGGACCTTTTATTTTACACTGTCATAATTCCTTTGTTAAATCCAATTATCTATAGCCTGAGAAATAAGAAAGTCATAGATTCACTGACaaaaatgttaaagagaaatGTTAATAGGTGctcttttttcattaaaacaacACATAATTGTACAGGTTAG
- the LOC118894673 gene encoding LOW QUALITY PROTEIN: olfactory receptor 5H2-like (The sequence of the model RefSeq protein was modified relative to this genomic sequence to represent the inferred CDS: inserted 3 bases in 3 codons) yields the protein MEKENATLLTEFVLSRFSYQQQWQIPWFLVFLXIYLITIVGNLGLIALIWNDSQLHTRMYLFFGSLVFVYTSVSSIVTPKMLVNFFTKSKMIILSECMVQFFPFTVSATTECFLLASMAYDRYVAICNPLXYPVIMTNRLCMRLLVSSFXGGVLHAFIHIGFLFRLTFCNYNMIYNFYCDIMPLFKISYTDPSINILMVFIFSGSIQVFTILMVLISYTLVLFTIFKKKSVQGIRKAFSTCGAHLLSVSLYYGPLLFMYIRPGSTQAHDQDMMESLFYTVIIPLLNPIIYSLRNMKVIDSLTKMIKRNV from the exons atggaaaaggaaaatgcaaCATTGCTGACAGAGTTTGTTCTCTCCAGATTTTCGTATCAACAGCAGTGGCAAATCCCCTGGTTCCTGGTATTCC GTATATACCTCATCACCATTGTGGGGAACCTTGGTCTTATTGCTCTCATCTGGAATGACTCTCAACTTCACACCCGCATGTACTTATTCTTTGGGAGTTTGGTTTTTGTGTATACTTCAGTATCATCCATAGTGACCCCCAAGATGCTGGTCAACTTCTTCACCAAGAGTAAGATGATAATTCTCTCTGAATGCATGGTacaattttttccctttacagTCAGTGCAACCACAGAATGTTTTCTCTTGGCAAGTATGGCATATGATCGTTATGTGGCCATATGCAATCCTT TTTATCCAGTGATTATGACCAATAGACTATGTATGCGACTGTTAGTCTCATCAT TAGGTGGTGTCCTACATGCCTTTATTCATATAGGTTTTTTATTCAGATTAACCTTCTGTAATTACAACATGATATATAACTTTTACTGTGACATCATGccattgtttaaaatttcttatacTGACCCTTCTATTAATATTctgatggtttttattttctctggttcAATTCAGGTGTTTACCATTCTGATGGTTCTTATTTCTTATACACTAGTTctctttacaatttttaaaaagaagtctgtCCAAGGCATAAGGAAGGCCTTCTCCACCTGTGGGGCCCACCTCTTATCTGTTTCTTTATACTATGGACCTCTTCTCTTCATGTATATTCGTCCTGGATCCACACAAGCACATGATCAAGATATGATGGAGTCTCTATTTTACACTGTCATAATCCCTTTGTTAAATCCAATTATTTACAGCCTGAGAAATATGAAAGTCATAGATTCACTGAcaaaaatgataaagagaaatgtTTAG
- the LOC118894715 gene encoding olfactory receptor 5AC1-like, whose protein sequence is MVANKTLVTEFVLTGLTDLPRLQVPLFLVFLVIYLTTMVGNLGLIFLIWKDPHLHTPMYLFLGSLAFADACSSSSVTPKMLMNFLSMNHMISLFECISQFYIFASSANTECFLLVVMAYDRYVAICNPLLYPVAMSNIFCTQLLGVSYIIGFLHPLMHVGLLLRLTFCKSNVIHYFYCEILQLFKISCTDPRVNMLLVFIFSVFIQSFTFMSIIISYCYVFFAIWKMKSEKGRSKAFSTCSAHLLSVSLFYGTLFFMYVHPGSGPAENQDKLYSLFYTIIIPLLNPFIYSLRNKEVIGALRRIMNK, encoded by the coding sequence ATGGTGGCAAACAAGACACTGGTGACTGAGTTTGTTCTCACTGGACTCACAGATCTTCCAAGGCTGCAGGTTCCCCTGTTCCTGGTGTTCTTGGTGATCTATCTCACCACGATGGTGGGCAACCTTGGACtgatttttctcatctggaaGGACCCCCATCTTCACACACCCATGTACTTATTTCTGGGCAGTTTAGCCTTTGCAGATGCTTGTTCTTCATCCTCTGTGACTCCCAAAATGCTAATGAATTTCTTATCTATGAATCATATGATATCCCTGTTTGAGTGCATCtcccaattttatatttttgcttccaGTGCAAACACAGAATGTTTCCTCCTGGTGGTGATGGCCTATGACCGCTATGTGGCCATATGCAACCCCTTGCTTTATCCAGTGGCGATGTCCAATATCTTCTGCACTCAATTATTAGGTGTCTCTTATATTATCGGGTTTCTTCATCCCCTGATGCATGTGGGTTTGTTACTTAGATTAACTTTCTGCAAGTCCAATGTAATACATTATTTCTACTGTGAAATTTTACAACTATTTAAGATTTCCTGTACTGATCCTAGAGTTAATATGCTcctggtttttatattttcagtctttatACAGTCTTTCACTTTTATGAGTATCATTATCTCTTACTGCTATGTCTTCTTTGCCATCTGGAAAATGAAGTCTGAAAAGGGCAGGAGCAAAGCCTTCTCCACATGTAGTGCCCACCTGCTCTCTGTTTCCTTGTTCTATGGCACTCTCTTCTTCATGTATGTGCATCCTGGGTCTGGACCAGCTGAAAATCAGGATAaactatattctttattttatacaatCATAATTCCTCTGCTAAATCCTTTTATTTATAGTCTGAGGAACAAAGAGGTTATAGGTGCCTTGAGgagaataatgaataaataa